The sequence below is a genomic window from Wyeomyia smithii strain HCP4-BCI-WySm-NY-G18 chromosome 1, ASM2978416v1, whole genome shotgun sequence.
gtatgcaaactatattttagcatgaatattgtcaaaataattcctcttaaataagtgataactgagcgtgaatgaaatatctttcgaagctgttttctcgttttaacatttttacagatgggactgacttgcggtcaCCGGCAGCTTAAGTTCTAACTAGAGTTATAATCTAaaatttcagtaaatttatcaagtctaacccgagttaTTGCAGTTTTGGCGATTTTGACGGcattcttcgaaaaaaaaaaatcttcaaggaacgttttaccccaaattgcgtaacttctggtaaagtaggtagttctggtgaggtatagtgataatccaaattttgcgtgtaggcatgtttttgagctcTTTCTTCCTTTTGTTTATCAATTTTCGCGTCCAAATTATTGGAGTAGTAGTACGTTTCAGTTTTGCCCAAGAACTCTCCAGCTCCAtatcctccaacgattgcttcgagtagtgggccaacGATAAATCCAGCCAGTATACGACGTTTTCGCCCTTATAGTATTTCTCGATGACGCAACTTTCGGCAGGCACTccttactataaatttcccctttcacgaccagtccggagcgaaaaaaGAGCGGCTTTGGCATCCCTTTCACGCCGATtgtcagcaacagcagcacctttttggggaacttggtgtgtcatatgaacttcacctcggacgCGGTTCTATGAACGCATACACTTCTGGATGAagtagtttcactgttttcgccatcacggttagagttcgagttaatttttttctgatgactcATAGATTACtacgattgatgctgcatgggatGTTTTgttagtgcgtgtaaaggtaaacccatgaaaaatagacaatttttgtgcattttaGAAATGCATTAAATCTGTAGTTTTATGTGCCTCGCACATGTGCGCGGCAATTTTAAGTTTCGGACATAGAAATCATTacattttttggttttgtccgataattccgtgtgggtatgtacccacagggatattttccgagtgggtactactacccatactacgcACATTAACCGCCGGCCATTAACCTGCTCCAGGATGATTCGGACACAGTAAGAGATCCCCTTCTTTTTCTGGGTGCGCAACTGACCTAGGCTGTTCCCGCTGGTTTCAATAAAGGCGTTCTTGATGTCTGTCCATTGTTCTTCCTCTCTTACCTCCTGGAACTCCCTCTGCTCGGATCTCAAACTCCCTCACGATCGAGAACTTGTTGATTCGTTGTCGTCACGCAGGCTGATCTCGCCAATCAGAAGATGATGATCAAACACGGTGTGTTTGTTCCGTACATCAAGAAGGCTCCGTCACCATTTACGGCTGATGCAAATGTGTTCAATCTGATTTTCTGTATATGAATCCATAACGAAAGATCCACTTGACTTTAGGCAAGTTGATGGGGAAACAGCGAGCCTCCTTCCTTCAAGTCGTTGTTGCCACAGAACTCTTCAAGCAGCTCGTCCTTCTCGCTTATTTCTCCGAGGGCATGACGCGTTCATAGTCCATGTTGTCGAAGATGACTTTCGCGTTTAGGTCACCCATGTAGATCTTGGAATCTTACTTACAATGGCAATCAGTTAACTGTAAAAGTTTCCTTGTTTGTTAGTTTGGCATTGGATTAAAGAAAGGTTCTGTACACTTGTTGTGAATCTAGTAACGATTATATTCTACTAACAGAACAGGTTCCCATTTGATGAGCGGATCCTGTGCGTGGGCGTTGAGTAGGAAATCAACTCCACGGTGGCGAGGAGTGTTTTCACATCCAATCATAGATTATTTTAATCAATATGTCAGCGGAATGGTAAAATATGTAGCCATTTCCTGATGCGTCAAGTATCATTATCGCTTAACTACCCAGCAGGTAAAATTTTGGAAATGTTCCAAGATCCACGAGCGAGTTCACCATGTACAAGCCTTGAGAGTTGAACTTACCATCTACTGTGACATCTTCTACTTTTGTGTCAATGACAAATTCGACAGAACCACTACCAGTCTCAATTTCGTTTATAGTttccttttcaaaaaaaaaaaaaaaaccctttttAATATTGATTATGAGCACCCATCGATGATCAGGTAGTCTGACTCACCTTCGATACGATACGAACTCTAGCGATAAGCACGACCCCTAATCCTCGTTAAGGCGATATCCCGATTTCGATATCATTTATGGCGCGTTGCTTGTTGGGAATAATTTCCAGCTCAGTTCTTTATCAGTCCCGTGTCGCAGCGAACCAGAATGTTCGTGTTAAAATTTCTCCCTCTGGTTGTAATGGCCACTTGGGTGGCCACAACTTCACCAACGGAACCGGAATCGTTCCTGCTAGGTGGAACGGTGACATCTTTCGGCCAGTTTCCAGCGGCAGCACACATCGTAACGCCGGATCGCACGCTTTGCGGGGCGGCCGTGATCGACGAACGCCATGTGGTCACGTTGGCTCAGTGCGCGCTAAACGCTACCCACCATCTGCACAATCCCCGCTTGATTCGGGTCAACACGGGTGAGATCAGTTTGATGCCAGTTTCGTGGTCTCgccagactagtctgggagcCGTGATCTACGCGCACGAAAACTACAAACCGCACACGTTGGAGAATGACATCGCTGTCATACGAGTGGGTATATTTTGTAAACAAAGCTTAGTTGATTAATGTTATTCTATGAATTTACGATGGCAGGTTCAGACTCCGTTTCAATTGCCCAGCAACGAAGTGGAACCGGCCCGGCGTCAAACTCGAATCGTTGCTAATGCGGCAGTTTGCCAGCTTGCTGGTTGGGGTGTGCTGGCCGCTACCGATACGGCGGTCAACGCACAGCAACGATACATTCCGATCTCAATCAATGATCGGGATGCGTGCAACGGTGTACGGGTGGCAATGCGCGTTTTCGAGACTATGATATGTGCTGGTAATATGGTGGCTGCTGCAACTGGGCCCGCTCCCTGTCCACAAAGTATCGGTTCGGGGTTGTACTGCAACGGGGACCTAACCGGGCTGCTGTCCTTCGGCATGAACTGTGGCGCGGCGGCCAACCCACCGACCTTCACCCAGATACGGTGGTTTAATCCGTGGATCAACCAAACGTTGACGAGAACCGACATTCCACCCTTGGGTTGGTCACCGTTGAATTCTTAGTTAGGAATATATTTGAttctaaataaaaattgatttctcaaaaaactgtttaagataataaaacatTATGGTAATAAAGTGATTTATTTTTCCCATTAATAATGTTTAATTAGCTTACAGCGGGTTGGGAACCCATCCTGGGCCTGGATTATCAGTGCGGGTGAACTGAGTATCGATCCACTGACGGTACTGTCTGATGTCAATGTAGACTCCCGGTTGATTGGCTGCTCCGCAGGCTAGTCCGAACGTGAGAACACCTGTCAGTTGCCCACCGCAGTAGAGACCTCCACCGATGTTGCCCTGGCAGACAGTGTTGGCAGTAGCGGTTAACGAGCCGGCACAAATCATAGTAGCCAGAACTCGGTTGTTATGTACGGTGGCAGCGTTGCAGGATGCCGTGGTCAGAATTGGCACGATAGCAATGCGTTGGGCAGGATTCAAAGCAACGCCTACTGCGTTCGTGGCAGCTCCCCATCCCACGTATTCGCATTGCGTGTTGACGGCCAGAACTCGGGTGTTCAGGATTGCCGGTTCGATGGTGTTGTGGAACTCCGGGAAGGGAGTATTCAGGCGCATTACGGCCAAGTCATTGTTATTAGTCACTCGATTGTAGTTGGGATGCACGAACAGGTGCGTTACGTTGCGAACTTCACGACGGAACGACACAGGAACCAGGTTCAGATCGCCAGCGATCACTCGAAGCCAAAAGGGATTCAGCAGGGTGAATGCGGTGGGATGCATGACGCACCACGCGGCCGTCAAGACATGATTAAGGTTGATAATTGATCCGCCGCAGTGCAGTTGATAAGGAGTGTCAATGCTGACAGCAGCCGGATACTGTCCGGAGAGGGCGACGGTTCCACCAGTGAGACGACCGGAGGGATTTTCGCTGGCTAAAGCACCTGAGCGTGGGTGGAATTTTGTCTACACTTAATTATAACGGTAATCCTAGTTGAACCTACCTGCAAGGGTCACCAGCAAAGCAACAACAAGCACCCTCATATTTGTCGATCTGATGCGCTCGCAAGCTAATTGGAAACTGATTTCATCGGCAGGTACAAAGCATTAAACTACGCTTCCGAACTCTATCAGCGTCTTATCTTATCGCCGCTTGATTTTGGAACTGATTTTTGTTATGACATACTGCTTCTGAGAACCACGGGCAAAAAATCCCCCATTTAAGAAAAAGAGCTTCGCCATTCTAATCCCTCACAACGTAGATAATGGTTTGGTTAAGCAAATTGGAGAACCGGCTTCTCAGTTTCCATCATCAGTTGTCAGGATGAAGTTCGCAACAGTAATCGTGTTACTTGGTAAGGTCAATTTTGATTCGTCCATCAAACTTTGGGTCAATGTTGCATTGTCTCTCCCTAGCAATCGGAGCCTCGTACGCCAATCGGATGAACCCCGATGGGTACGATCCCTTTGAGCCGTTCATCTCCGGAGGAACGAATTCCGTGCTCGGTCAATTTCCGTCGGTCGTCGCCGTAGGAGTTCCGACTCCGACCAATGCCTTCTGCGGTGGCATTATCCTGAATGCGAATCATGTCCTGACGGCGGCTCTCTGTGTTCTAACGGCCCAAAATACACTGCTGGCTACGACACAGGTAACGATTATGTCCGGTGCGTTGCAGCTAATCTTCACGAACCCTAGAGTAGCGGTTTCGGCCATTTACGTCCATCCGGAGTACAACCCATTCACATTCGAAAACAATGTAGCAGTTTTGCGAACCGCTACGAACTTCGTTCCACCGGAAAGCGCGGAGCCGAACATCGGTTTTGCCGTTCTTGGTACTGAAATTCCCTTCGACGGAATGGCCTGCCAGGCGGTCGGATGGAACAACGCCACAGCATCACCAGTTCAGCAGTTCATCGCGGCACCGATTCTGAACAGAGACACCTGCGACGCTCTGGCTGTTCACTTTGGACGCATCGAAGAGTCCATGATTTGTGCGGGTGTGGTCACCGCCGGCCCAGGCGTTTGCGCTAGCAACATGGGCACCGGTCTGTTCTGTGACGGACAGGTAGCGGGAATTTTGTCCACCGGATTCGGGTGCGGAGTGGCCAATAATCCGGGAGTCTACACCCAGGTACGTTTCTACCAGAACTGGATCCAGCAGCAGTACCAGCGGCAGGACATTCCCGCAGCCGGTACGTCACCGATTCCCGTGTGGTGATGGTTTTGATCGAACAATAAAGTGATATTTCAATGATAAAAGGTTggactttttcatttttaaagaaaactttttttaaaagtcgtCCTGGGTTCTTAGGTATCGGCTCGGAAGAGaatgttggtgtcagtaggatcgtcgatctagctccgcaattgtcctgtacattaaaaCAGGTTGCTGCGAATTATGTGTATAATAAAGAGAAGGTCAAGTTCGGAgtaggaatgtagcaccaaggttttgctttttattttaattcactCGAAAATTCTACATTACAattaaaaactcgtagatctaccatgaaaattttcttattttaacgataattatttaaaaatcctGATCAAATGCGTCATCCAAGAGCAACAATGATACAAATGGACACGTTCGAACATGTTTCACCCAACCATAAAGTcatattttattcaatttcaaaCAATCTCTTTATTTATCTCATTCAAGAAACGTCCCCTTCACAGCACCCCGGGGGTCCAGTTCGGGGCCAGTCCTGGAGTATTACTGAGTTGCTGTAAAAGCCAGCGCTCGTAGTTGCGGACCTGCGTGAACACTGGCGGATCGTTCGCGGCGCCACAGTTCAATCCAAAAGACAGAATGCCCACCAGCTGTCGGTTACAGTACAATCCGGTGCCCAGATTTCCGGTACAGGGTGCAGCGCCGGTAGAAGTCGCAGTATTACCGGCGCAGATCATCGATTCCAGTACCCGGCCGGCATGCATCGCAGGGTTGTTACAAATGTCCCGATCGTTCACCGCTATCGGTAGGAACCGCTGCAGAACATTAACCGTTGCAGGGGTCCCAGTGGACGAAGCTCCCCAACCAGCGAGCTGACAGGCCGTGCCGGTAGGGATGGTTCGGTTTGTCCTTCGTGCAAAGTCGATCGTATTCGAGGGCAGCACGAAGGGAGCATCCAACCGCAGTAAGGCCACATCGTTTTCCCTGGTAAACACGTTGAACTGCGGGTGGACATATATTTGTGTAACGCGTCTCGTCTGTCGTCGGGCACCAATCGGTGAAAGCGCAATGTCTCCTGCTATAATTGACAGCCAGTAGGGATCGATCAGGCGGTTTTGTGCGTTAAGGACACACTGAGCTGAGGTCAACACGTGCTGAGGATGGTAGATCACTCCACCACAGTGCAACAGAAAGGGCGTCGTAATAGAAACGGCAGAACCAAATTGTCCCCAGGCGGCATTGGTACCGCCCATCATGCGAGCTTCCGGGATGGTTTCCCCCAAACTGACGCCTGTTGAGGATTGGGAACTTAAAATATAAAACCTCTTTTCAAGTAACAAATTTCTCACTCACCCACAATGGCCAGTACAATCGCAAGCAGCCTCATGTTTGTGCGCGATGTTTCTTGACTCGGAATCAGCAGCAGACTAACTCCTGCCAACATTATCAGGTGCCGGTCTGTAGTAAAGCGTTTCGTTCGTTTTTTATCGAAGGATTAGACATCTTTGTTGATAAGTGAGGTAATTTCGACTGCGATTTATTTCGTGGAATTTACGTACCCGCCGGATGGACAATGGAAGTGCAGCGTTGGAGCAACTGCGATTGATCTAAATTATCGATCGAGTCAATCAATAAAGCGGTTTGGTGAGTCCCCGGACTCGGAGAATAGGTGACCAATTGTGAGCATGATGTAATATCCGCCGCGAATCAATCTCTTGGTGATTATGGCGGATGCTAAGATTCTATTGaacaagatcgcgccaaatgacctatggaaactttgcacacgtatttggcttagcaaactgagcatttttcacagatggagagattttttacaccaatgagttacattctaaaagggcgtatgccttttggcataggttttattcgaagcgttgtagcccagaaaccgttggttgtatagaaaaactgtctaagaatgagttgtagggaattaaaaatgcaccataacaaaaatatacactgtacaaaaaaaattttttttgaccaaaaaaattgaaaaattaacattgaatttcaatttaaaacaaattgaattttttttatttttttttaagaaacttgacgttagtatgcaacttttaaaaaaaagtccaggatggagaaatgtaaatttattttttttttatggtagattaatttttttatgaaaattctaatttaaacattttccgaaatatttgtattctgtttattttaaaagatgcagagagtcgttttgaatcaaaaagctcttgacagtaaacattctaaaggcatcgattctcgagttatttttaatttaagctcgaaaaattattaatatttcggaaaatacacgtttttcttaatttgtcgatggttctccagcaaaaaccatacattcattggaatgcttgatcaaaaatatacaattcattctttgacaacaaaacgattggataaataactcaagcgctaaaccttagcctacctacacgttcccccttcccgaatgtttcataaaaaaatatgtttgtcgtgcaacactacttaattgtttactaataataactatttgtaaagtacgcaaccaataactactgggttacctataatatctgtttttgtatataaatacgattgcactactccagatgtgttagtaacagtttgcattttgtgaagatgaataaagtgaaaatgggatacaccaagcccaaatgctgtaaaccctttcctgatcatcgatgctcatcaagcttacgcaaattaaacaaaaacgttattgcaaaataaaaatattgaacagtcaagcccattttaatacgtcttaatcaatttgtgattcgtgtagttattggaatgatagtcaagccaccagccagttgtttactattcagaatctggaacacttgagAATATCAGCTttatcataatatcggaagtactccatcttgatactgttgcggttcaggtgttcattgccaaatcatgagttttttgaaaacaacaatagagttgaaaaaagcgatattaatgtctgatggagctgcctcacaatataaaaatagaaaaaactttgcaagtctttgcaagctcaaaacaaaatataacgtcgatgcagagtagcattttttgcgacttctcatgttaatgGCCCATGCGaagcaattggtggcatattaaaacgaatggcaggaaatgcaagtttagctaaagaacatgaacatcccattacaagcgcaaaagaattgtatgattgatctaatcagaaaagtaataaaaattcatcaaaaatgtcatttagttgggtatcatatgaagaatatgaacaaggagtaacagaatggagcaatattttcaaaaaatctatagggtaaatgacccaatagtggaggagctaagcacgagttatgcatgtttagccatgttttggctaagaTAAACGAGTCTAGCCGGTACCCTCCATTATTTTCTGATGAAATGGGCTCTACTTGATAGTTTTGTaccttaaaattgactttaaacacgttttgaggcttgaaattaacaaaaatatgcTGTACGCTTTTGctccaatagttgcggtagagttcctatagttgcgAATGCGTGCTCCTAtagttgcggtatataaaacattcgtgtttgcttggttaaatgaaggtttttaactcgcttgaagtggtttttaattgttttagtaTTCATCATGTTGTTTTCAATCGGTTGACTAGTAGGTTGGCAA
It includes:
- the LOC129718396 gene encoding trypsin-2-like, translating into MFVLKFLPLVVMATWVATTSPTEPESFLLGGTVTSFGQFPAAAHIVTPDRTLCGAAVIDERHVVTLAQCALNATHHLHNPRLIRVNTGEISLMPVSWSRQTSLGAVIYAHENYKPHTLENDIAVIRVQTPFQLPSNEVEPARRQTRIVANAAVCQLAGWGVLAATDTAVNAQQRYIPISINDRDACNGVRVAMRVFETMICAGNMVAAATGPAPCPQSIGSGLYCNGDLTGLLSFGMNCGAAANPPTFTQIRWFNPWINQTLTRTDIPPLGWSPLNS
- the LOC129718398 gene encoding trypsin alpha-3-like is translated as MKFATVIVLLAIGASYANRMNPDGYDPFEPFISGGTNSVLGQFPSVVAVGVPTPTNAFCGGIILNANHVLTAALCVLTAQNTLLATTQVTIMSGALQLIFTNPRVAVSAIYVHPEYNPFTFENNVAVLRTATNFVPPESAEPNIGFAVLGTEIPFDGMACQAVGWNNATASPVQQFIAAPILNRDTCDALAVHFGRIEESMICAGVVTAGPGVCASNMGTGLFCDGQVAGILSTGFGCGVANNPGVYTQVRFYQNWIQQQYQRQDIPAAGTSPIPVW
- the LOC129718397 gene encoding trypsin alpha-3-like, with protein sequence MRVLVVALLVTLAGALASENPSGRLTGGTVALSGQYPAAVSIDTPYQLHCGGSIINLNHVLTAAWCVMHPTAFTLLNPFWLRVIAGDLNLVPVSFRREVRNVTHLFVHPNYNRVTNNNDLAVMRLNTPFPEFHNTIEPAILNTRVLAVNTQCEYVGWGAATNAVGVALNPAQRIAIVPILTTASCNAATVHNNRVLATMICAGSLTATANTVCQGNIGGGLYCGGQLTGVLTFGLACGAANQPGVYIDIRQYRQWIDTQFTRTDNPGPGWVPNPL
- the LOC129718399 gene encoding transmembrane protease serine 11D-like, producing the protein MLAGVSLLLIPSQETSRTNMRLLAIVLAIVGVSLGETIPEARMMGGTNAAWGQFGSAVSITTPFLLHCGGVIYHPQHVLTSAQCVLNAQNRLIDPYWLSIIAGDIALSPIGARRQTRRVTQIYVHPQFNVFTRENDVALLRLDAPFVLPSNTIDFARRTNRTIPTGTACQLAGWGASSTGTPATVNVLQRFLPIAVNDRDICNNPAMHAGRVLESMICAGNTATSTGAAPCTGNLGTGLYCNRQLVGILSFGLNCGAANDPPVFTQVRNYERWLLQQLSNTPGLAPNWTPGVL